One Candidatus Sulfurimonas baltica DNA segment encodes these proteins:
- a CDS encoding carbohydrate porin yields the protein MLRYILLISLLFSVGFTSLLAEEKSYKDGFTVDAVLSADFIRNIDGGIEEDGTILGNFDLTIELDTQKAGLWDNGTFFAYFLGNLYTNEWMTSHVGDWQVSSSLEAVEAFRLYEFWYDHTFSDSLSLLVGMHDYNSEFIVLEYGLLFTHSSFGIQPDVAQVGPSIFPIASLATRVAVKPTQNSYVLAAVYDGVAGDPNYPKKTTIELNNSDGVFASLEAGLVSSEVYEADYYKLALGVWQHTAKVENFAGIVDDKNSGVYLIGEKTIFANSNGALGAFFQLGFADSGRNQVDRYWGVGLNYKGLLSGRSDDLLGLAVGSAINSNEYKDYELTKDNVVDSSETAIELTYEVELYSWLVVQPLIQHILNPSMDKTIDDSTIVGARISLVY from the coding sequence ATGTTACGCTATATATTACTTATAAGTTTACTATTTTCAGTAGGTTTTACATCTTTATTGGCAGAAGAAAAAAGTTACAAAGACGGATTTACAGTTGACGCGGTACTTAGCGCAGATTTTATAAGAAATATTGATGGTGGGATTGAAGAAGATGGGACAATACTTGGAAACTTTGACTTAACAATAGAGCTTGATACACAAAAAGCAGGACTGTGGGATAATGGTACATTTTTCGCTTATTTTTTGGGAAATTTATATACCAATGAGTGGATGACTAGCCATGTTGGTGACTGGCAGGTTTCAAGCAGTTTAGAAGCTGTTGAAGCATTTAGACTTTATGAATTTTGGTATGACCATACATTTTCAGACAGCCTTTCTCTTCTAGTGGGTATGCATGATTATAACAGCGAATTTATTGTACTAGAATATGGTTTATTATTTACACATAGTTCATTTGGTATTCAGCCTGATGTTGCACAAGTTGGACCATCCATTTTTCCTATTGCATCATTAGCAACAAGAGTTGCAGTAAAACCAACACAAAATAGTTATGTTCTAGCAGCTGTGTATGATGGAGTTGCGGGTGATCCTAATTATCCAAAAAAAACAACAATTGAGTTAAACAATAGTGATGGAGTTTTTGCATCTCTTGAAGCAGGATTGGTAAGTAGTGAAGTTTATGAAGCAGATTATTATAAACTAGCATTAGGTGTATGGCAACATACAGCAAAAGTAGAAAATTTTGCAGGTATTGTTGATGATAAAAACAGTGGTGTTTATTTAATTGGTGAGAAAACTATCTTTGCTAACTCTAATGGAGCTTTAGGTGCTTTTTTTCAACTAGGTTTTGCAGATTCAGGCAGAAATCAAGTAGATAGATATTGGGGAGTTGGTTTAAACTACAAGGGTCTACTTTCTGGGCGTAGTGATGATTTACTTGGTTTAGCGGTAGGAAGTGCTATAAACTCTAATGAGTATAAAGATTATGAATTAACTAAGGATAATGTTGTAGATTCTTCTGAAACAGCTATTGAGCTTACTTACGAAGTAGAGCTTTATTCATGGCTAGTAGTTCAACCACTTATTCAACATATACTAAACCCCTCAATGGATAAAACCATAGATGATTCAACAATTGTGGGTGCTCGTATTTCATTAGTTTACTAA
- a CDS encoding DEAD/DEAH box helicase, which yields MQENAQTNAEQINEEPTITFDDLGLNKDILRAVKDAGFTVPSPIQAAAIPFILAGRDIVGQAHTGTGKTAAFGLPALNNIDPKSGVSILIITPTRELATQVSDEMFKYGRNINARTVTVYGGSSYNRQIDLIERGASVVVATPGRLLDILKKNLVKDFAPSIVVLDEADEMLDMGFLDDINEIFSYLPTNRQTLLFSATMPKPIKLLAERILDNPEFISITQGETTNTDISQEYYVIEESERDDAIIRLMDAEDTKKCVVFCRTKSEVDRLSNVLSNAGYLANGLHGDMEQRQRETVIKGFKSNSVKVLVATDVAARGIHVDNISHVFNYHIPFDPESYVHRIGRTGRAGTKGKAITLLTPLEFKELQRIKSKVGTTMTHAFVPSKNDLRALNLKSIVKTIEDQHIYDEAHQILDMLKEDIDEATIMFKLVSMILDRQAVKGPNTIGIPADKLAAILERAASRNDSRGGRGGYKGNRNRSGGGGDRNRSGGSGDRNRSGGASSGGGYRGGSSAGGGSSTGGDRSRSGGGDRNRNRTRD from the coding sequence ATGCAAGAAAATGCACAAACAAACGCAGAACAAATTAATGAAGAGCCAACAATCACATTTGATGATTTAGGTTTAAACAAAGATATACTAAGAGCAGTTAAAGACGCAGGTTTTACAGTTCCTAGCCCTATTCAAGCAGCAGCAATACCATTTATATTAGCTGGTCGTGACATAGTTGGTCAAGCACACACTGGTACTGGTAAAACAGCTGCTTTTGGTCTTCCTGCACTAAACAATATCGATCCAAAAAGTGGTGTTAGCATACTAATAATAACTCCAACTCGTGAACTTGCTACTCAAGTTAGTGATGAGATGTTCAAATATGGTAGAAATATAAATGCTAGAACAGTGACTGTTTATGGCGGTAGCTCTTACAATAGACAAATCGACCTTATCGAAAGAGGTGCTAGTGTTGTTGTTGCAACTCCGGGTAGACTTTTAGATATTCTTAAAAAGAATCTAGTTAAAGATTTCGCTCCAAGCATCGTTGTACTAGACGAAGCTGACGAGATGCTTGACATGGGATTTCTAGATGATATTAATGAAATTTTTTCATATCTTCCAACAAATCGTCAAACACTTTTATTCTCAGCAACTATGCCTAAACCTATCAAGCTTCTAGCTGAAAGAATCTTAGATAATCCAGAGTTTATATCTATCACTCAAGGCGAGACAACTAATACAGATATATCTCAAGAGTATTATGTAATCGAAGAATCTGAGAGAGATGATGCGATTATCCGTCTTATGGATGCTGAAGATACTAAAAAATGTGTAGTGTTTTGTAGAACAAAAAGTGAAGTTGATAGACTTTCAAATGTTCTATCAAATGCTGGATACTTAGCTAATGGTCTTCACGGAGATATGGAGCAACGCCAACGCGAAACTGTAATTAAAGGTTTCAAGAGCAATAGTGTTAAAGTTTTAGTTGCTACTGATGTTGCCGCTCGTGGTATACATGTAGATAATATATCTCATGTTTTCAATTATCACATACCTTTTGACCCTGAGTCTTATGTTCACCGTATTGGTAGAACTGGCCGTGCTGGAACTAAAGGTAAGGCTATTACGCTTTTAACTCCATTAGAGTTTAAAGAACTTCAAAGAATCAAATCAAAAGTTGGAACTACAATGACTCATGCATTTGTTCCAAGTAAAAATGATTTAAGAGCTTTAAACTTAAAATCAATAGTTAAAACAATAGAAGACCAACACATCTATGATGAAGCTCATCAAATTCTTGACATGTTAAAAGAGGACATAGATGAAGCTACTATTATGTTTAAACTTGTTTCCATGATTTTAGATAGACAAGCGGTAAAAGGTCCAAATACTATCGGTATACCAGCTGATAAATTAGCTGCTATTTTAGAGCGTGCTGCTAGTAGAAATGATAGTAGAGGCGGCCGTGGCGGTTATAAAGGAAATAGAAATCGTTCTGGTGGCGGTGGAGATAGAAATCGTTCTGGCGGTAGTGGAGATAGAAATCGTTCAGGTGGTGCTAGTTCTGGCGGTGGATACCGTGGTGGAAGTTCTGCTGGCGGCGGAAGTTCTACTGGTGGTGACAGAAGCCGTTCTGGCGGCGGTGATAGAAACCGTAACAGAACTAGAGACTAA
- a CDS encoding DoxX family protein, whose amino-acid sequence MMNDIAKLILRLTLGIMMLFHGLDKIINGIKGVKHLVVNAGLPEFFAYGVYVGEVVLPLLIIIGLYARVASVILAFNMIMAIFLAYHSSIFELGKHGAPVIELPFLYFIISVVVFLLGSGKYAVNSK is encoded by the coding sequence ATGATGAACGATATAGCGAAACTTATTTTAAGATTAACACTTGGAATAATGATGCTTTTTCACGGTCTTGATAAGATTATTAATGGAATAAAAGGTGTTAAACATTTAGTTGTAAATGCAGGGTTGCCAGAATTTTTTGCTTATGGAGTTTATGTTGGAGAGGTTGTTCTTCCACTCCTAATTATAATTGGGCTTTATGCCAGAGTCGCATCGGTTATATTGGCATTCAACATGATAATGGCAATCTTTTTAGCCTATCATAGCTCTATATTTGAACTAGGTAAGCATGGGGCACCGGTAATTGAGTTGCCGTTTTTATACTTTATTATTTCTGTTGTTGTTTTCTTGCTTGGAAGTGGAAAGTACGCTGTAAACAGCAAGTAA
- the feoB gene encoding ferrous iron transport protein B encodes MKPQAKVCPITANHIKIALVGQPNVGKSMLINSISNAHLHVGNFTGVTVEKREVLFDYKDYHFTVVDLPGTYALNDYTIEERVTSEYLARENYDVIINVVDSTNLEKNLQLTAELMSVGKKMVIALNMSDEADKEGIKIDEKYMSQLIGISCVKVSAATKYGIENLIDSILQEYESEGIEQKLIFSEAVEEEISEIVNYLAKHKYIDENSYRNIAINLLKNDKVTYAKLHDNPIWTELQPILIEASHHIELHHDSDDIKEAFASEYSSFNRGVVAEVLKEEKIVEKRTLTDKLDSVLIHPKFGIPIFLFFMWGLFQLTFEIGSIPMDWIDAFFGWLGDTVGPTIANEDVRSLIVDGIIAGVGAVVLFVPNIVILFIGIALLEGTGYMSRVAFLLDGFFHKFGLHGQSFIPLVTGFGCSIPAYMSARILKNDRDRLLTLFIIGFMSCGARLPVYVLFAGAFFGPEMAGNILFLIYISGAIMGLMAAKVLKMTAFKGANEPFVMEMPKYRLPSMKLIWHTVVTKTLMYLKKAGTYIAAASMLIWFLSNYPHNLILEEEYGAKVEKAISEDEKSVLKNQLSQELLEQSYLGTIGKFSEPIFAPLGFDWKMSVALQTGLAAKEVVVSTLGVLYSLGSEVDEENSSLITVISKNIPFASAVAFIVVIMIYLPCLAASVVFTREAGGIKYFFYLFAFTSIVAYGLAFIAFNVTSMIYG; translated from the coding sequence ATGAAACCCCAAGCAAAAGTTTGTCCAATAACAGCAAATCACATTAAAATTGCATTAGTAGGTCAGCCAAACGTAGGCAAGAGTATGCTTATTAACTCTATATCGAATGCACATCTACATGTAGGGAATTTTACCGGCGTAACGGTGGAAAAAAGAGAAGTTCTTTTTGATTATAAAGATTATCATTTTACCGTAGTTGACCTACCAGGTACTTACGCTCTTAACGATTATACAATAGAGGAGAGGGTAACAAGCGAGTATTTGGCAAGAGAAAATTATGATGTGATTATAAATGTAGTTGACTCTACAAATTTAGAAAAAAATCTTCAACTTACAGCTGAACTTATGAGTGTTGGCAAAAAAATGGTTATTGCTCTGAATATGAGTGATGAAGCTGACAAAGAGGGGATTAAAATAGATGAAAAATATATGTCCCAACTTATCGGTATTAGTTGTGTAAAAGTCTCTGCCGCAACAAAGTATGGAATAGAAAATCTTATTGACTCCATTTTACAAGAGTATGAGAGTGAAGGCATCGAACAAAAACTTATTTTCAGTGAGGCAGTAGAGGAGGAGATCTCTGAAATTGTAAACTATCTTGCAAAACATAAATATATAGATGAAAATTCATACAGAAATATAGCAATAAATCTTTTAAAAAATGACAAAGTGACTTATGCAAAACTTCATGATAATCCTATATGGACGGAGCTTCAGCCCATTCTTATAGAAGCGTCACACCATATTGAACTTCATCACGATAGCGATGATATAAAAGAGGCTTTTGCATCAGAATACAGCTCATTTAATCGGGGAGTTGTAGCCGAGGTTTTAAAAGAGGAAAAAATAGTTGAAAAAAGAACACTGACTGATAAGTTAGACAGCGTGCTAATACATCCAAAATTTGGTATTCCAATTTTTTTGTTTTTTATGTGGGGGCTGTTTCAGCTTACATTTGAGATAGGCTCAATACCGATGGATTGGATAGATGCTTTCTTTGGATGGCTAGGAGACACGGTTGGTCCAACGATAGCCAATGAAGATGTACGTTCGCTTATAGTAGATGGAATTATCGCGGGTGTTGGAGCAGTTGTTTTGTTTGTCCCAAATATTGTGATTCTTTTTATTGGTATTGCACTACTTGAGGGGACAGGCTACATGTCGAGAGTTGCTTTCTTGCTTGATGGATTTTTTCATAAATTCGGTTTGCACGGACAGTCATTTATCCCTTTGGTTACTGGTTTTGGCTGTTCAATCCCAGCCTACATGTCAGCTAGAATTTTAAAAAATGACAGAGATAGACTATTGACCCTTTTTATTATAGGATTTATGAGTTGCGGAGCAAGACTTCCGGTTTATGTTCTTTTTGCAGGTGCGTTTTTCGGTCCAGAGATGGCTGGTAATATTTTGTTTCTTATTTATATAAGCGGTGCTATTATGGGGCTTATGGCAGCAAAAGTACTTAAAATGACAGCATTTAAAGGGGCTAATGAGCCGTTTGTAATGGAGATGCCAAAGTACAGACTCCCCTCCATGAAGTTGATTTGGCATACGGTTGTGACAAAAACTTTGATGTATCTAAAAAAAGCAGGTACATACATAGCGGCAGCTTCAATGCTGATATGGTTTTTAAGTAACTATCCCCACAATTTGATTCTTGAAGAGGAGTATGGGGCTAAGGTAGAAAAAGCAATAAGCGAAGATGAGAAGTCGGTATTAAAAAATCAGTTATCTCAAGAGCTTCTTGAGCAGAGCTATTTAGGAACGATAGGTAAATTTTCAGAACCGATTTTTGCACCACTTGGGTTTGATTGGAAAATGAGTGTTGCTCTACAAACAGGGCTTGCTGCAAAAGAGGTAGTAGTCTCAACATTGGGAGTTTTATACTCTTTGGGAAGTGAAGTAGATGAAGAAAACAGCTCTTTAATTACGGTAATATCCAAAAATATACCTTTTGCATCTGCAGTCGCTTTTATAGTAGTAATTATGATTTATTTGCCATGTTTAGCTGCATCGGTTGTATTTACCCGTGAAGCAGGTGGGATAAAATACTTTTTTTACCTTTTTGCATTCACGTCAATAGTAGCTTATGGGCTAGCTTTTATTGCATTTAATGTAACTTCTATGATCTATGGATGA
- a CDS encoding response regulator transcription factor: MKKILMIEDDLELAEILTEYLEQFEFEVVTEDDPFKAVSILKLEPFDLVILDLTLPGMDGLEVCEAIRERQDIPIIISSARSDVTDKVKALELGADDYLPKPYDPRELEARIHSVLRRYEAKSQEKQESKSDFKCDTSSMMITYKNRNIDLTNAEFGILSYMIAKQGLVVSREDLIHNVNAINEDSSNKSIDVMVGRIRNKLGDKSLIESVRGVGYKLLK; the protein is encoded by the coding sequence ATGAAAAAAATATTAATGATTGAAGACGACTTAGAACTTGCAGAGATACTGACGGAATATCTTGAGCAATTTGAGTTTGAGGTAGTAACTGAAGATGATCCATTTAAAGCCGTCAGTATATTAAAACTAGAACCTTTCGATTTAGTTATATTAGATTTAACACTTCCAGGTATGGATGGTTTAGAGGTTTGTGAAGCAATTCGAGAGAGACAGGATATACCAATAATTATTTCATCAGCTAGAAGCGATGTGACAGACAAGGTAAAGGCACTTGAACTGGGAGCTGATGATTATTTGCCAAAACCTTATGACCCTAGGGAGCTTGAAGCCAGAATACACTCTGTTTTAAGACGTTATGAAGCAAAAAGCCAAGAAAAGCAAGAATCGAAGAGTGATTTTAAGTGTGATACATCATCAATGATGATTACATATAAAAATAGAAACATTGATTTGACAAATGCAGAGTTTGGAATTTTGTCATATATGATTGCTAAGCAGGGGCTTGTTGTATCAAGAGAAGATTTGATTCATAATGTTAATGCGATTAATGAAGATTCATCAAACAAAAGCATAGACGTAATGGTCGGTAGAATTAGAAATAAGCTTGGTGACAAATCTCTTATAGAGTCGGTAAGAGGCGTTGGTTATAAACTTCTTAAGTGA
- a CDS encoding ArsS family sensor histidine kinase, giving the protein MRKHAVLITVLFALVVTLLSVSAVFWEFFLLNKQRYINYIFSKHTTITQILRQHQQNPNSEIMLEANLAVYNLVLEKDINTRKYITKIAKVLKTKDFKSVDASLMMLQEGLYTQKVVTDLTATMLELDKKIYFYIQSPSTSVLILDEELKPYKYYPLAYAYLIIILIIFISFVLILIRLRPLIRLRKKIALYGDGDMNVSFKTNGKDEIALISNELEATRGKINNILESRTLFLRNIMHELKTPIAKGTIATQMLESQKQRDRFSSIFGRLESLITEFALIEEVTSIDDKTEFKEYRLVDIIDGAIDMAMIERSSVTVNIDAKHKIYANFRLYTTAIKNMIDNGIKYSTDAHVKILIINHELCFESKGACIAHPIQYYIEPFTKDNPSKNSFGLGLYLVDSILKAHDQVLAHEYDSGVNRFIFA; this is encoded by the coding sequence ATGAGAAAACATGCTGTTTTAATAACTGTACTGTTTGCACTTGTTGTTACCCTCCTAAGTGTGAGCGCTGTTTTTTGGGAATTTTTTCTATTAAATAAACAGCGTTACATAAATTATATTTTTTCAAAACATACAACTATAACTCAAATTCTTCGTCAGCATCAACAAAATCCTAATTCTGAAATTATGCTTGAAGCAAACTTGGCTGTATATAACCTTGTTTTAGAAAAAGATATTAATACAAGAAAATATATTACAAAAATAGCAAAAGTTTTAAAGACAAAAGATTTTAAAAGTGTTGATGCTTCTTTGATGATGCTACAAGAGGGTCTCTACACCCAAAAAGTTGTAACAGACTTGACTGCCACAATGTTGGAGTTAGATAAAAAAATATACTTCTATATTCAATCACCGTCAACTTCTGTATTAATACTTGATGAAGAGTTAAAACCGTACAAATATTATCCGTTAGCTTATGCTTATTTGATAATTATTTTAATAATTTTCATATCATTTGTTTTGATACTCATTAGATTGAGACCACTAATAAGACTTAGAAAAAAGATAGCACTCTACGGCGATGGAGATATGAATGTCTCCTTTAAAACAAATGGAAAAGATGAAATAGCTTTGATATCTAACGAGCTTGAAGCAACGAGAGGAAAAATTAATAATATATTGGAATCTAGAACTTTATTTTTGCGAAATATTATGCATGAGCTAAAAACACCAATAGCAAAGGGGACCATTGCCACGCAAATGCTCGAATCTCAAAAACAAAGAGATAGGTTTAGTTCTATTTTTGGAAGACTAGAATCTTTAATAACAGAGTTTGCTTTAATAGAAGAGGTTACAAGCATAGATGATAAGACAGAATTTAAAGAGTACCGTTTAGTAGACATTATTGATGGGGCAATAGATATGGCAATGATTGAGAGAAGTTCCGTGACAGTAAATATAGATGCTAAACACAAAATATATGCAAACTTCAGGCTCTATACGACGGCAATCAAGAATATGATAGATAATGGTATTAAATACTCTACAGATGCCCATGTGAAAATTTTAATAATAAATCATGAATTATGCTTTGAGAGTAAAGGGGCATGTATCGCACATCCAATTCAGTATTATATTGAGCCTTTTACAAAAGATAATCCATCTAAAAATAGTTTTGGTTTAGGACTCTATCTTGTAGACTCTATCCTAAAAGCACACGACCAAGTTTTAGCACATGAATATGATAGTGGAGTTAACCGTTTTATATTCGCATAA
- a CDS encoding FeoA family protein gives MKKLSDCKKACKVKILKLHADSELKQRFISFGIMKEVVVEVLEYSPAKSTIEIKVGKMRIALRAKEAELIEVEDI, from the coding sequence ATGAAAAAATTAAGTGATTGTAAAAAAGCTTGTAAAGTAAAAATATTAAAGTTGCATGCTGACTCAGAACTCAAACAAAGGTTTATCTCTTTTGGTATTATGAAAGAGGTTGTTGTTGAAGTTTTGGAATACTCTCCGGCAAAGAGCACCATAGAGATTAAAGTTGGCAAGATGAGAATAGCTCTTAGAGCCAAAGAAGCTGAGCTAATAGAGGTAGAAGATATATGA
- a CDS encoding OprD family outer membrane porin, with product MLKHILPVGLVLVSSVPLMAETGRFHEDQQISVHEKLDKFAQGYEKEISVVDNLRRMVSDGKVSGQFKSMYAGYFREGDNPNEYATAIGGMLKYELAEYNGFNAAAAFTTSQDLDFATGEDTKHNTELSSDTQEYTELTEAYINYRNGNLNLRAGLQVINTPLADSDNIRMVQNTFEAYIATYYVDNFEFFAGHLMKWQGVDAGLKHGEWVNVGSKGAYVSGITYTYDVQINAWYYNFIDLTNAVYLDIAYTFDITKDFSIDTAAQYLNESEIGVSNAEAEIYGALAGFSVYNIGFELAYNISNKKVGKHSHSGNGGGTLFTSMDTMILDEIADDREARAILASVSREWNLLNFLYAYGDFKGKENSLGEKAHIVEHNIGCEYEWKEDFFLGAIYVIQEDKEDSSNDWSRLQLMVAYNF from the coding sequence ATGTTAAAACATATTTTACCAGTAGGGCTGGTTTTAGTTAGTTCTGTACCATTAATGGCAGAAACAGGGAGATTTCATGAAGATCAACAGATCTCTGTTCATGAAAAACTTGATAAGTTTGCTCAGGGTTATGAAAAAGAGATTTCAGTTGTAGATAACCTTAGGCGAATGGTTTCCGATGGGAAAGTGAGTGGTCAATTTAAATCAATGTATGCTGGATATTTTAGAGAGGGAGATAATCCTAATGAATATGCAACTGCAATTGGCGGTATGCTTAAATACGAGCTTGCAGAATATAATGGATTTAATGCTGCTGCTGCTTTTACAACGTCACAAGATCTTGACTTTGCAACGGGTGAGGACACTAAGCACAATACTGAGTTATCATCAGACACTCAGGAGTATACAGAATTAACAGAAGCTTATATAAACTATAGAAATGGAAATTTGAATCTTAGAGCAGGTCTTCAAGTTATAAATACTCCTTTGGCTGATAGTGATAATATTAGAATGGTACAAAATACATTTGAAGCTTATATTGCTACATATTATGTTGATAATTTTGAATTTTTTGCAGGTCATTTAATGAAATGGCAGGGTGTAGATGCTGGGCTAAAGCATGGGGAATGGGTAAATGTTGGTTCTAAAGGGGCATATGTTAGTGGTATAACTTATACATATGATGTTCAAATAAATGCTTGGTATTATAATTTTATAGATTTAACTAATGCAGTCTATCTTGATATTGCATATACTTTTGATATTACTAAAGATTTTTCTATTGACACTGCAGCTCAATATCTTAATGAATCAGAGATTGGTGTAAGTAATGCAGAAGCAGAAATTTATGGCGCTTTAGCTGGGTTTTCAGTTTATAACATTGGCTTTGAGCTAGCATACAATATATCAAATAAGAAAGTAGGAAAGCACAGTCATTCTGGAAATGGTGGGGGAACACTGTTTACTAGTATGGATACTATGATACTTGATGAAATAGCTGATGATAGAGAAGCAAGAGCTATTTTAGCTTCTGTTTCGCGTGAATGGAATTTACTCAACTTCTTATATGCATATGGAGATTTTAAAGGAAAAGAAAATTCTCTTGGAGAAAAAGCGCATATAGTTGAGCATAATATTGGCTGTGAGTATGAGTGGAAGGAAGACTTCTTTTTAGGAGCTATATATGTTATACAAGAAGACAAAGAAGATTCATCTAATGATTGGAGCCGCTTGCAGTTAATGGTTGCTTACAACTTCTAA
- a CDS encoding CDP-alcohol phosphatidyltransferase family protein, whose product MKFLYQPSSHFNLANLFTFVNITAGLLATYFITHNNFFIAILLAWIGGAFDIFDGKIARKYNLSNEFGVQLDSFADFLSFVLVPVFLIFQAVYSVSLSGISLLFAGVVSIYYVISGLRRLIHFNINAEAGKVDKFFTGVPTPLGAILLWLVYLGATYAFVPAFAVIAIMAAVGWSLNSNIKVPHL is encoded by the coding sequence ATGAAATTTTTATATCAACCATCTTCACACTTCAACTTGGCAAACCTCTTTACGTTTGTAAATATTACAGCTGGCCTGCTAGCAACCTACTTTATAACTCATAACAATTTTTTTATTGCAATTTTACTAGCATGGATTGGTGGTGCTTTTGATATTTTTGATGGTAAGATAGCTAGAAAATACAACTTGTCAAATGAGTTTGGTGTTCAACTAGACAGCTTTGCAGATTTTTTAAGCTTTGTTCTTGTTCCTGTATTTTTAATATTTCAAGCTGTTTACTCTGTTTCACTCTCGGGCATATCTCTTTTATTTGCAGGCGTTGTAAGTATATATTATGTGATTTCAGGGCTTAGAAGACTTATTCACTTTAACATTAACGCAGAGGCTGGTAAAGTTGATAAGTTTTTTACAGGAGTCCCTACGCCTCTTGGTGCAATTTTGCTTTGGTTAGTTTACTTGGGTGCTACTTATGCTTTTGTACCTGCTTTTGCTGTAATAGCTATTATGGCTGCAGTTGGATGGAGTTTAAACTCCAATATAAAAGTTCCCCACCTCTAA
- a CDS encoding mechanosensitive ion channel family protein yields MEKELEEVGHFYNIVIDFITNYSFQIIGAIIILVIGVFASKYIHKYVLKLLLKTTIDETISGFIANFVRITVVAMMAVLALGKLGISIAPFIAAIGAISLTAGLALQGSVSNFAAGIVLIATKPFKLGDTIRVHDVYGEVQEIKLAYTILVNEDKEQITIPNKYMIGDVLVNSYSYRIVEGSVGVSYDTDSKSAIELIKSMLSTCKDVSNENKPIVGIEKFGASSIDIGYRYWVPTNSFYKTQYEVNLKVLEALTEAKITIPFPQTEVRMIGDKK; encoded by the coding sequence ATGGAAAAAGAACTTGAAGAAGTTGGACATTTTTATAATATAGTTATTGACTTTATAACTAACTATAGTTTTCAGATAATTGGTGCGATTATTATCTTAGTTATTGGTGTTTTTGCCTCAAAGTATATACACAAATATGTTTTAAAACTACTTTTAAAAACAACAATAGATGAGACAATAAGTGGATTTATAGCCAATTTTGTAAGAATTACAGTAGTTGCTATGATGGCTGTTTTAGCACTTGGAAAGCTCGGGATTTCTATAGCTCCATTTATTGCGGCAATTGGTGCTATTTCTTTAACTGCTGGTTTGGCTCTTCAGGGGAGCGTATCAAATTTTGCCGCTGGTATTGTTCTTATTGCAACAAAACCTTTTAAGCTTGGTGATACAATTAGGGTTCATGATGTCTATGGTGAAGTTCAAGAGATTAAGTTGGCATATACTATTTTAGTCAATGAAGACAAAGAACAGATCACTATACCAAATAAATATATGATAGGTGATGTTCTAGTAAATTCATATTCATACCGCATAGTTGAGGGTAGCGTTGGAGTCTCGTATGACACTGATTCAAAAAGTGCAATAGAGCTTATTAAGTCTATGCTATCTACATGTAAAGATGTCTCAAATGAAAATAAGCCAATAGTAGGTATAGAAAAATTTGGTGCTAGTTCTATAGACATTGGTTATAGATATTGGGTTCCCACAAATAGTTTTTATAAAACACAATATGAAGTAAATCTAAAAGTCTTAGAGGCGCTTACTGAAGCTAAAATAACAATACCATTTCCGCAAACAGAGGTTCGTATGATAGGGGATAAAAAATGA